Within the Marinobacter sp. SS13-12 genome, the region AGAGTTTTGGGGCTGTTTGGGGTTTCCGACGTGCCGTGGAGTGCTGAACCTTCAGCCGGAGTAGCGAGAATTGGATCCAGTTTCGTATTTGTTTGCCGCTTACCTGAGCACGGTGCAGACCAATGTTCAGGATCATGTTGCCGAAAGATTCGGCACCCAGATTACGCCCGTCGAAATCGAATACGAAGGTGTGAATGTCGCCTTTCAGTACCAGCTTTGGCGAGTCAGGGATAAAAGCGTTTGCGGCAACCTTAGCCAAAACCTGAAAGCTTTCTCCAATTGCAGCCTGAAGGCCAAAGAACTCTTCGGTGCGCTTTGTTCGGAGCTCTCCAAACCGCCACAGCAGAACTGGAAGCATGGAAAGTTTCGGACGATGTATTGCAATGCCTCTATGTCGTTTAAGCCGACGATTGCGAGTGTGAGTGCTGCTTTGGTCGGGACTGAGTTTGAGAAGGCGAGACAGACCTGCAATGCGGCCACTGTGGCGGCTATGGGGAGCCGAGAACCGAGGGTTTTGCGGGATAAGAGAGAGAAGTGTGGGGTTTATCGGGAGTTGAAGTTTGGAAAATAATTCTGAAGATCATGTAACCAGCCTCCCATAGTCCGTCACCCGGAGAATCTGAACCAGGTGGAGATTGTGGGACAGTGCTACTGGCGCGGTGGTCGGGTTTTTTAGCAATAATTGGATAGTTGGGATGAACCGAAGAGTGAGAATGGAAGCCATCTCGTTCAATTACACGGATTCTAGGGGACACACGACCGACTGGACAGTATCTGGCTGGAATGAATCGGGACGTTATATCCAGGGTGTTTGCACCGTTGATGAACAGTTCCGGACCTTTCGAAAGGATCGAATCAATCGCTATCTCGGCGGTAGTGAAGTGGCGATCACTGTCCCGTACACGCCGCCGCCACCTAAGATCGAGACACGCCCACAGATCTGTTTTACCGGCTTTCAAAAAGCGCAGCGCGCGACTCTTGAAGCATTCGCTAGCGACAACCAGATGCTCGTCCGGAAGGACGTAACCAAAGACCTGGCATTCCTGTGCTGTGGTCCGAGCGCAGGTCCTTCTAAAGTGAGCAGAGCGCGGGATAAGGGTTGCCTGGTTATTGAGGAGTCGGGATTGAGAACGATGGTTGAGACTGGAGTGCTTCCCGAGTCCTGGGAGTTTGAGTGCTAGCGCCAGATTCAGCATTTGTAACAGGGTTGAGAAATGGACTTTTTTAGTGGAATCACCATCGCTGTCGTTGCCGCCGTTCTCACGAGTTGGCTTACGGTTCTGCGGTTTAGAAGGGAAAGGTGGTGGGAAAGAAAAGCTGATGCTTATGTCGAGTTGATCGACTCGCTTCACGAAATGGGAATGATGCCGTCAGAGTATTTGTCAGTTGGTGGAAGTGGCAAGGAACTTTCAAAAGAAGCTGAAGCAGAGCTCTGGAGTAGATTTGAAGCTGCCCGTAGAAAAGTTTGGCGGATAGCTGATAGCGCAGATTTTATTATTTCGTCGGAAGTGTTGGCAGTCATCAGAAAGATGAATGCGGATTTGGGCAAAGCAGATGAGCATGGGCACTTTGTTGAGTATCTGGACGAAACGAACGCCGCTATCGATCGCTGTATGAGGATGGTGAAGATTATTGGTTCGGATGAGCTCGGCATCAGGCATGAGACTGGCTGGAGAGCTTGGCTGCCGGAGGGTATAAGAATGTTCTTCAGAGACTTTAAAGACATTGACAAGCTTTTCAGCAAAGAAAAAAAGTGAATTGCTCAGAAAAACGCAGTTAAGAGGGGTTGCGCGTGCGAGGTCAGTGGACAGGGACATATAAAGGGCAAAATGTCGAAGGGGAGATGATCGCCAATATCGATGAGGTCGGCGATCATTTCGAGTGTGAGATTTACATAGCCCCTTACGAGAAAGAGGTTCCGGCATCAGTTGGCTATGCGTCAACTATCGACAGGGGGGAGCATCACCGCATCACAGCGAATGTGTATCCTATTGATCCTAGAAACGCGCGACAGACTACATGGGAAAATATTAAGGACCTTTATCCCGAAGATACGTTTCACAATGATCGGGTAGAGGTAACTATTAGGAAGAAGGCCGGTAACATATACCTCCAGTCGGTGGAGAATCCTACCCTGTTTTCCGGTGTCGCATCCAAGTTTCACGCGCCGGAGCGATCGAAGATCGAGGCGTACGTTAAAACTTGGTCGGATTTCAAGGCTTACCTGACGGAATTTTCTGATTCAGCCTTTCTCTTTCGTGGCCAATCAAAAGCTTGGCCTCTCAGAACTGCATTTCACCGAAGAGAGCGCTATCGACTGAACGAGTTTGTAAACCAAGATATTTTCACCCTCCATAGACGGTTAAGCGGTCTGACTGATCACTTTTTCGATTTGTCCGTGCCAGATCAAAACGGCGCGTTCCTGAACCTCTTGCAGCACCACGGATACCCTACGCCGCTTCTTGACTGGTCCTACTCTCCCTACGTAGCAGCGTTTTTCGGGTTCCGCGATGTCAAAAAGAACTCGAACGAAGATGGCTATGTGAGGATATTTCTCTTTGACGCCGGTGCGTGGAGGAAGGATTTTATGCAGCTCACCCATCTCGCATTACCAAGCCCACATCTTTCAGTTATGGAATTTCTCTCGATGAATAATCCCAGGCAATTCCCTCAGCAGGCCGTTACAACTGTAACGAATGTTGCGGATATCGAGAGCCACATTCTGATTAGAGAACTGACGAAAAACACCAAATATATCTACGCGGTAGACATTCCCTACAGCGAGCGAGAGACCGCTATGAAGGATCTCAAGTTCATGGGCATAACTGCTGGGTCAATTTTTCCAGGAATAGATGGCGTGTGCGAGGCGTTAAGAGAAGTCAATTTTGATGCCTAGAAGAAGCAGGAGGACAGGAAGCTAGGTAGGGCCCTAATTCGCTGGGTGAATGAATTGCAGTGAGGGCAGGGGTCAACACAGAGTATGAATCAAGCCATGATAGTACTGGGGACGGAGGATCTGCTTTCTCTTATATCAAATGGCTGGACGCAACAAAAATATCACTAAAGTAAGAGCGCTGTTATATGGAAATAAAGAACATAATCATCCATGAGGTGGATCGAACCAAAGCAACTCTTGAAGGCTCCTACATCTACCTTGACACGCGGGACGACGAAAACCCGATCGACGAGCATTCAAAAAACCTCGTTACAACCCTTTCGAACCTCTTCAGGAAAACCGGTTTAAGTTCCGGTAATTTTCAAGAGCCAGCGGAAGAAGACGACGATCTCCCGAAGCTTGAAAGGTTGATTGACAAGTACTACAACGGCGAAAGTTTTAACGATTTTGTTGCTTTCAGTAAGTCAGTGGCGCGCCACTTAAAAGAAGAGTTAGGAAAAACAAAAACGGGTAAGGGTGGTTATCTGTGGCTGAATTTTTATGAACACAATGGGTTTGACTTTCTCTCTTTAGTTATTCTGAGACGAAAAAATGCTCTTCAAATCAAAGATCTTTCTCTTGATGAAATTGAAGAGATAGACCTCGACAAGCTACATATGGCCGCTAGGGTCAACCTTACTCAATGGAAAGAGAGTGACCCGTTAACAGACAGATATATAGCGTTTAAGATTGGCCGGACGACTGCTGAAGTTACAGGATATTTTCGGGAGTTTATTGGTTGTTCGGAGACTATTAAAGCGACAAAAGATACTAATAATCTTGTAAGCGTTACAAAGAAGTACTGCCTCATCCACGGTTTTAATGACACGAAGGCAGAAAACGCGAAAAGAGAAGTAGAAGAGCTATGCTTAAAATGGCTTGATGAAGGGCGTCCTGTTTACATTGATAACATTTCAAGTTTCCTTGATAATATTTACATTGAAAGTGAGGAAGATAAAGGTTCTTTTATTGAGATTGCCCAGAACGAGCCTTATAATTTAAACAATCAAATAAGTATAGATAGGAATGCCTTAAGAAAGCTTAGGCGGTATAAAGGGTTCAGTAAGAAAGTTAGCATTAGTTTTGATAGTGATCTACTTGGAAAAACCATACAGTTCAATAAAGGTGATAAATCCTTGACATTTACAGAGCTGCCTGAGGATCTTTTGCAGCAATTACATCAAGGCCTCGGTGATGGAGATTGAACAACAGTATTTACGGCTCAGTACATTTTTTAGACACTATGATGTTGTAACAAGTGAGGGCGAGTTTGTCTTCGAATTCGTCGTGTCAGATGAGTCACTGCGTGACATTAAATCACTGATTGATATCGGGGTAATTTTTACTGAGTTTCAAGTAGAACAAGCTTACGATTTTGAGGAATTGTCCTCGTTACAAGGAAAATCGGTTAGAGCCTCGATCTCAAGAGAGAGATTGGTTCAGCGTGGACTATTTATTTTTATTGATTGGTGCGAGTTTTTCGAAGTAGTCAAGCACCGCCTGGAGCCGCCAACGACTTTTTATATCGTCGAGGATGAAGAGCTTTTTCCTGAAGACAAAGATAAGGCTTCTCGACTGAGGGGATATCTAAAGATATTGGATTTAATAGAAATCCTGGAAGGTATATCGGAGCTTGAACCTTTAAGTCCAGCTTACAATAAGATGAAGATCTCCTTTATTCATAAAGCGAGAGTGGACGTTGAGATTGACTATTCTGCTGAAGAGCTCGATTGTGAGTTGGGAGGTGTGGATATT harbors:
- a CDS encoding FRG domain-containing protein, coding for MRGQWTGTYKGQNVEGEMIANIDEVGDHFECEIYIAPYEKEVPASVGYASTIDRGEHHRITANVYPIDPRNARQTTWENIKDLYPEDTFHNDRVEVTIRKKAGNIYLQSVENPTLFSGVASKFHAPERSKIEAYVKTWSDFKAYLTEFSDSAFLFRGQSKAWPLRTAFHRRERYRLNEFVNQDIFTLHRRLSGLTDHFFDLSVPDQNGAFLNLLQHHGYPTPLLDWSYSPYVAAFFGFRDVKKNSNEDGYVRIFLFDAGAWRKDFMQLTHLALPSPHLSVMEFLSMNNPRQFPQQAVTTVTNVADIESHILIRELTKNTKYIYAVDIPYSERETAMKDLKFMGITAGSIFPGIDGVCEALREVNFDA
- a CDS encoding nucleoid-associated protein is translated as MEIKNIIIHEVDRTKATLEGSYIYLDTRDDENPIDEHSKNLVTTLSNLFRKTGLSSGNFQEPAEEDDDLPKLERLIDKYYNGESFNDFVAFSKSVARHLKEELGKTKTGKGGYLWLNFYEHNGFDFLSLVILRRKNALQIKDLSLDEIEEIDLDKLHMAARVNLTQWKESDPLTDRYIAFKIGRTTAEVTGYFREFIGCSETIKATKDTNNLVSVTKKYCLIHGFNDTKAENAKREVEELCLKWLDEGRPVYIDNISSFLDNIYIESEEDKGSFIEIAQNEPYNLNNQISIDRNALRKLRRYKGFSKKVSISFDSDLLGKTIQFNKGDKSLTFTELPEDLLQQLHQGLGDGD